A DNA window from Bdellovibrio sp. BCCA contains the following coding sequences:
- a CDS encoding TldD/PmbA family protein, which yields MDTIKQNFQKIADQAKKDGAKVEMLISGGENLKIGYSKKKLESFESTQSQMAGLRVILGANQGYAYTENLSDESLLRTYGEALNNAKTVQKGETQAVPLLKPQTVQAMNLFHPEEIAMDKKLEVARLLEEKCLDKDARIQSVPYSGFNETVSFRRILNSEGLDQEFKQNYFSGYAYPLAKEGESTKMDGDGFFARSFKDINIQEVADEGVTRAISRLGAQKLATGKYAVVIDRTQFPMILQMIESYFSAKEVHEGKSLFNGKLGQKIASEKFQLIDDPFEPTGTAVRPFDDEGAASQKTVLFENGVLKNFLTNLEYAKKMNLPHTAHARRSPASQQGISSTNLVVKKGTKSLEELLASYDKVVHLTEFSAGLHAGFKESTGDFSMPAEGFLYENGKRVGPIDQFVMSGNVLDLLRDIEDLSNQYGKPGSSMICPDVLVKPQSFAGA from the coding sequence ATGGATACAATTAAACAGAATTTTCAAAAAATCGCAGATCAAGCTAAGAAAGATGGCGCTAAAGTAGAAATGCTCATTTCTGGCGGCGAAAATCTTAAGATCGGTTATTCAAAAAAGAAATTAGAGTCTTTTGAATCCACGCAGTCTCAAATGGCGGGACTTCGTGTGATCCTTGGTGCGAATCAAGGTTATGCTTATACAGAGAATCTTTCTGATGAATCCTTGCTTCGTACATACGGTGAAGCTTTGAACAACGCAAAGACGGTGCAAAAAGGCGAGACTCAAGCAGTTCCTCTTTTAAAACCGCAAACGGTGCAAGCGATGAACCTTTTCCATCCTGAAGAAATTGCGATGGATAAAAAGTTGGAAGTCGCTCGTCTTTTGGAAGAAAAATGTCTCGATAAAGATGCGCGTATTCAGTCCGTTCCTTATTCTGGATTCAATGAGACTGTAAGTTTCAGAAGGATTTTGAACTCTGAAGGGCTAGATCAAGAGTTTAAGCAAAACTATTTTTCTGGTTATGCTTATCCTTTGGCTAAAGAAGGTGAGTCGACAAAAATGGACGGCGATGGTTTCTTTGCACGCTCATTTAAAGACATCAATATTCAAGAAGTGGCTGATGAAGGTGTGACACGAGCGATTTCTCGTTTGGGAGCGCAAAAGCTTGCGACGGGTAAATACGCTGTCGTGATTGACCGCACGCAGTTTCCGATGATTCTACAAATGATCGAAAGCTATTTTTCTGCCAAAGAAGTTCACGAAGGAAAGTCTTTGTTTAATGGAAAATTGGGACAAAAAATTGCGAGCGAGAAGTTCCAATTGATTGATGATCCTTTTGAGCCTACGGGCACAGCGGTTCGTCCATTTGATGACGAAGGGGCTGCTTCACAAAAGACAGTTCTTTTTGAAAATGGCGTGCTTAAAAACTTCCTTACGAACTTAGAGTACGCGAAGAAAATGAATCTTCCGCACACGGCTCACGCTCGTCGTAGCCCGGCTTCTCAACAAGGCATTTCTTCGACGAATCTTGTTGTGAAAAAAGGAACGAAGTCTTTAGAAGAACTTTTGGCTTCTTATGACAAAGTTGTGCATTTGACAGAGTTCTCTGCGGGTTTGCATGCCGGATTTAAAGAATCGACAGGCGATTTCTCAATGCCTGCTGAAGGTTTCTTGTATGAAAACGGCAAGCGTGTGGGGCCTATTGACCAATTTGTGATGTCAGGAAATGTTTTGGATCTTTTACGTGATATTGAAGATCTAAGCAATCAATATGGAAAACCAGGAAGCTCGATGATCTGTCCTGATGTTTTGGTGAAGCCGCAGAGTTTTGCGGGAGCTTAA
- the infA gene encoding translation initiation factor IF-1, with product MAKDDLVQIDGKVIDALAGGLYKIELDNKAIINAKLCGKMRRFNIRVVVGDRVSVGVSPYDPSHGLIMFRHK from the coding sequence ATGGCAAAAGACGATTTAGTACAAATAGACGGAAAAGTAATCGACGCCCTTGCGGGTGGCCTTTACAAAATTGAACTTGATAATAAAGCGATCATTAACGCAAAACTTTGCGGAAAAATGAGACGTTTTAATATTCGCGTGGTTGTGGGTGACCGTGTGAGCGTAGGGGTTTCTCCTTACGATCCTAGTCATGGCCTGATCATGTTCCGTCATAAATAA
- a CDS encoding Tex family protein, whose translation MDQALQSYLARIAPTVPAKSAQAVIELAAEGATVPFIARYRKEKTGNLDEVQIRAVIEGHETYNEIVKRKAFLIKEIGEQNNLTAEIQKRIELSWDLGELEEIYKPFKKKKKTKATIAREAGLEPLAQWIWDMGHGLIKDDVTMEMKAKNFLNPTAKIVTYEEALKGAQDILVEKIANDADLRAMVAKNYNDKGRVIAKAAKGYKPNSKYEMYKEFEEPVKNLMDAKNNHRYLAMRRGWQEEELSVDVKADDEENLKAYEKFATSTPDNAIGDFLKQSARLALNVYVLPSIVNEVHRVLKEKADQDAITVFAENVRKLLLASPYGPKCVLGVDPGLRTGCKVALIDKSGAFISHTVLYTLGDDAEKKAKALFGDVLKQIQIEAIAVGNGTAGRETESFLRKVLKDLGKNIPVVMVSESGASVYSASEVAREEFPDLDVTVKGAISIARRLQDPLAELVKVDPKSIGVGQYQHDVNQSQLKKSLEAVVESCVNNVGVDVNTASAALLSHVAGIGPALAKGIVEARKKALFTDRAELLKVPKFSAKVFEQAAGFLRIPGGKQVLDSTGIHPERYQAVTDMAKDLGVSLSEVIGEGAKKLLAQRTKWAQLVGEFTFDDIVKELEKPGRDPRDPFKVFQFRDDIMEVKDLKEGMICPGIVTNVTNFGAFVDIGVHQDGLVHISALSHKFVDDPRKVVNPGDHVTVKVLKVDVVKNQISLTMKMDDAPEASMPREKRADQPRQGGYKPGGGGQRPSGGAGQRPAGGPPAKPANPFNNPFAALMNVPTNKK comes from the coding sequence ATGGATCAGGCTCTTCAGAGTTATTTGGCGCGTATTGCACCTACAGTCCCTGCGAAATCAGCTCAAGCTGTTATTGAGCTCGCTGCGGAAGGCGCAACAGTCCCTTTCATCGCTCGTTACCGTAAGGAAAAAACAGGTAACCTAGACGAAGTTCAAATTCGTGCAGTGATTGAAGGTCACGAAACTTACAACGAAATCGTAAAGCGTAAGGCTTTCTTGATTAAAGAAATCGGGGAGCAGAACAATCTTACGGCGGAAATCCAAAAGCGTATCGAGCTTTCTTGGGATTTGGGCGAGCTAGAGGAAATCTACAAGCCGTTCAAGAAAAAGAAAAAAACCAAAGCAACGATCGCGCGCGAAGCGGGATTGGAACCTTTGGCGCAATGGATTTGGGATATGGGCCATGGTCTGATCAAAGACGATGTGACTATGGAGATGAAGGCGAAAAACTTCCTCAATCCGACTGCGAAGATTGTGACTTACGAAGAAGCGCTTAAAGGTGCTCAAGACATCTTGGTTGAGAAAATCGCCAATGATGCCGACCTTCGTGCGATGGTTGCGAAAAACTACAATGACAAAGGCCGCGTGATTGCTAAAGCGGCTAAAGGCTACAAACCAAATTCGAAGTACGAAATGTACAAAGAATTTGAAGAGCCGGTTAAAAACCTCATGGATGCTAAAAACAATCACCGCTACTTGGCGATGAGACGTGGATGGCAAGAGGAAGAGTTGTCTGTTGATGTAAAAGCAGACGACGAAGAAAATTTAAAAGCTTACGAAAAGTTTGCGACTTCAACTCCAGACAATGCGATTGGTGACTTCTTGAAACAATCAGCTCGCCTGGCTTTGAACGTTTACGTTCTTCCTTCCATCGTGAATGAAGTTCACCGTGTGTTGAAAGAAAAAGCCGATCAAGATGCGATCACAGTTTTCGCTGAAAACGTTCGTAAACTTTTGTTGGCTTCTCCTTATGGACCAAAATGCGTTTTGGGTGTCGACCCTGGTTTGAGAACAGGTTGCAAAGTAGCGTTGATTGATAAATCAGGCGCTTTCATTTCTCACACAGTTCTTTACACTTTGGGTGACGATGCTGAGAAAAAAGCGAAAGCTCTTTTCGGTGACGTTCTAAAACAAATCCAAATCGAAGCGATCGCAGTCGGTAACGGTACTGCCGGTCGTGAGACGGAATCTTTCTTGCGTAAAGTTTTGAAAGATCTTGGTAAGAATATTCCTGTTGTGATGGTTTCTGAATCGGGTGCCTCTGTGTACTCTGCTTCCGAAGTGGCTCGTGAAGAGTTCCCGGATCTTGATGTCACTGTAAAAGGTGCGATCTCGATTGCGCGTCGTTTGCAAGATCCTTTGGCGGAGCTTGTGAAGGTTGATCCTAAATCGATCGGTGTCGGTCAGTACCAACATGACGTGAACCAATCTCAATTGAAAAAATCATTGGAAGCAGTTGTTGAATCTTGCGTGAACAACGTGGGTGTTGACGTGAACACAGCTTCTGCAGCGTTGTTGTCGCATGTTGCGGGTATCGGTCCTGCTCTTGCGAAAGGCATTGTAGAAGCTCGTAAGAAAGCTTTGTTCACAGATCGCGCGGAGCTTTTGAAGGTTCCTAAGTTCTCTGCAAAAGTTTTTGAACAAGCTGCGGGTTTCTTAAGAATTCCGGGTGGAAAACAAGTTTTGGATTCTACAGGAATCCATCCAGAGCGTTATCAAGCCGTGACAGACATGGCGAAGGACCTTGGTGTTTCTTTGTCTGAAGTGATCGGTGAAGGTGCGAAGAAACTTCTCGCGCAAAGAACAAAATGGGCTCAGCTTGTTGGTGAGTTTACATTTGATGACATCGTGAAAGAACTTGAAAAGCCGGGCCGCGATCCTCGTGATCCGTTCAAGGTTTTCCAATTCCGCGATGACATCATGGAAGTGAAAGATTTGAAAGAGGGCATGATCTGCCCGGGTATCGTGACGAACGTAACGAACTTCGGTGCTTTCGTTGATATCGGTGTTCACCAAGATGGTCTTGTGCACATTTCAGCTCTTTCTCACAAGTTCGTGGATGATCCTCGTAAAGTGGTTAATCCAGGCGATCATGTGACTGTGAAAGTTCTTAAAGTGGATGTGGTTAAAAACCAAATCTCTTTGACGATGAAAATGGATGACGCTCCTGAGGCTTCTATGCCTCGTGAGAAACGTGCGGATCAACCTCGCCAAGGTGGATACAAACCAGGCGGCGGCGGTCAAAGACCATCCGGCGGTGCGGGACAAAGACCAGCAGGTGGTCCTCCAGCGAAACCGGCAAATCCGTTTAACAATCCGTTTGCGGCTTTGATGAATGTTCCAACGAATAAAAAATAA
- a CDS encoding TldD/PmbA family protein, whose protein sequence is MIIQPHILTKALDAALSTGADFADIFVEDTYSSQLSVLNSKPEQAIVGQLYGAGIRLFFGHEIVYVTTNDLSEVGLVKAALNAAQSRGTGTAKKTLPLMQVPFDSIHTYGEKPWEMNRDRKFQWLNSMDQHARARHSSVTQVEAGLNEKFQRVQIANSRGVMAYDERAYSRIRLETFVEKDGVKESSTEDEGHMGTSEIYDQINLKSLAEKAVDCAVMLTTANYAPAGEMPVVIDNAFGGVIFHEACGHGLETTSVAKDASVFCGKMGQKIAHESVTAIDDGTIENGWGSLNLDDEGNKTKKTTLIENGVLKSYIVDEMGSRQTGFEATGSGRRQSYKYAPASRMRNTYIAAGKDKFEDMIRDVDYGLYAKKLGGGSVNPGTGDYNFQVREAYIIRNGRIDEAVKGACLIGRGIDTLGKITKVSDDLQLARGMCGSVSGSIPAAVGQPQILVSSLMVGGRAK, encoded by the coding sequence ATGATTATTCAACCTCATATTCTGACAAAAGCTCTGGATGCGGCTTTGAGCACAGGGGCGGATTTTGCAGATATCTTTGTCGAAGACACATATTCATCTCAACTTTCAGTTTTAAATTCTAAACCCGAGCAAGCGATTGTCGGTCAGCTTTACGGCGCGGGAATTCGTTTGTTCTTTGGACACGAAATCGTTTATGTGACAACGAACGATCTTTCAGAGGTAGGTCTGGTGAAGGCCGCTTTGAATGCGGCACAAAGCCGTGGCACGGGCACGGCGAAAAAGACTTTGCCGTTGATGCAAGTGCCGTTTGATTCTATTCACACTTACGGTGAAAAACCGTGGGAGATGAACCGTGATCGTAAGTTCCAATGGTTGAACTCGATGGATCAACATGCGCGTGCGCGCCATTCTTCTGTGACTCAAGTTGAAGCGGGATTGAATGAAAAATTCCAGCGGGTGCAAATCGCGAACTCTCGCGGCGTGATGGCTTATGATGAGCGCGCTTATTCGCGCATTCGTCTTGAAACGTTCGTTGAAAAAGATGGCGTGAAAGAAAGTTCGACGGAAGATGAAGGCCACATGGGGACTTCGGAAATCTATGATCAAATCAATTTAAAATCTCTTGCTGAAAAAGCGGTGGATTGTGCTGTGATGTTAACAACAGCCAACTATGCTCCGGCGGGAGAAATGCCTGTTGTGATCGACAATGCTTTTGGTGGAGTTATTTTCCACGAAGCATGTGGGCACGGACTTGAAACAACAAGTGTTGCTAAAGATGCTTCAGTTTTCTGCGGAAAAATGGGTCAAAAGATCGCTCACGAAAGTGTGACGGCTATTGATGATGGAACGATTGAAAATGGCTGGGGCTCTTTGAATCTTGATGACGAGGGAAATAAGACGAAGAAAACAACGTTGATCGAAAATGGCGTTTTGAAATCTTACATCGTCGATGAAATGGGTTCTCGTCAAACAGGTTTTGAGGCGACAGGAAGTGGTCGTCGTCAGTCTTACAAATATGCTCCGGCGTCGCGTATGAGGAACACCTACATCGCTGCGGGAAAAGATAAGTTTGAAGACATGATTCGTGATGTGGATTATGGTCTTTACGCAAAAAAACTGGGTGGCGGCTCTGTGAATCCAGGTACGGGTGATTATAACTTCCAAGTGCGTGAAGCTTACATCATCCGCAATGGCCGTATTGATGAAGCGGTTAAAGGCGCATGCTTGATCGGCCGCGGTATCGACACTCTTGGAAAGATCACAAAAGTTTCTGACGATTTACAATTGGCACGCGGAATGTGCGGCTCTGTGAGTGGCAGTATTCCAGCGGCGGTTGGTCAGCCACAGATCTTGGTTTCTAGCCTCATGGTCGGCGGGAGAGCGAAATAA
- the lpxD gene encoding UDP-3-O-(3-hydroxymyristoyl)glucosamine N-acyltransferase yields MITAEVIKDLKSSDLTFVSGRAEAVATKVLPPEKSDSESLVFVSKPDQLNQALQANAAIIVAHKSLSLPTDTKSTFFQTGSIQLGMAAVLPLFDGKMNRFNQETKIHSTAVVHPSAHLGKNVSVGPYAVIGEQAKIGDGCTIGAQTIIECYAEIGDHSLIHPQVFIGAHCTLGSHCEIHPHTTIGADGFSFAMTKEGTHKKIPQIGRVVIGNNVELGANCAVDRAALTETKIGHGTKMDNFCHIAHNVVIGDNCVMAAGFKVAGSSTIGNNCMFGGEAAISDHITVCDRVVIAGRGAVTFNITEPGQYGGYPLEPLRDALKTLANKTHITRMRKDLARVLKHLGLNAE; encoded by the coding sequence ATGATTACAGCAGAAGTTATTAAAGATCTTAAGTCGTCCGATCTCACCTTCGTTTCTGGCCGTGCAGAGGCTGTTGCAACCAAGGTTCTTCCACCTGAAAAAAGTGACTCTGAGAGTCTGGTTTTCGTTTCAAAACCGGATCAACTCAATCAGGCTTTGCAAGCTAATGCTGCGATCATTGTCGCTCACAAATCACTTTCGCTTCCGACGGATACGAAGAGCACATTCTTTCAAACAGGCTCCATTCAACTTGGAATGGCTGCAGTTCTTCCGCTGTTTGACGGAAAGATGAATCGCTTCAACCAAGAAACGAAAATTCATTCCACAGCAGTTGTTCATCCCTCCGCGCATCTTGGCAAAAACGTGAGCGTGGGACCTTACGCGGTGATCGGCGAACAAGCAAAAATCGGCGACGGTTGTACGATCGGCGCACAGACTATTATCGAATGTTATGCCGAAATCGGCGATCACTCTTTGATTCATCCGCAAGTTTTCATCGGTGCACACTGCACACTAGGCTCTCACTGTGAAATTCATCCACACACGACAATCGGTGCCGATGGATTTTCTTTTGCGATGACCAAAGAGGGAACTCACAAAAAGATTCCACAAATCGGTCGCGTCGTGATCGGAAACAATGTGGAATTAGGAGCAAACTGCGCTGTGGATCGCGCGGCTCTCACGGAAACTAAAATCGGTCACGGCACAAAGATGGATAACTTCTGTCACATCGCTCATAACGTCGTGATCGGAGACAACTGCGTGATGGCGGCCGGATTTAAAGTCGCAGGTTCAAGTACGATCGGCAACAACTGCATGTTCGGCGGAGAAGCCGCCATCTCTGATCATATCACTGTCTGTGACCGTGTCGTGATTGCAGGACGTGGTGCTGTCACTTTCAACATCACAGAGCCTGGCCAATACGGAGGTTATCCTTTAGAACCTCTCCGTGACGCTCTTAAAACATTGGCCAATAAAACCCATATTACAAGAATGAGAAAAGACCTGGCTCGCGTCCTAAAACACTTGGGCCTTAATGCAGAATAA